ATAACAAATTTAGGAGGAAAATATGCTCTTATTAGGTTGTGCCTTAGTGTAGTATCAATAGTTACAATATCTTTTATTTTGAATAGAACTACCACAAAAAAAGAAAAAGAATATATTATAAATAATTTAGAAATACAAAAAAATAAAAATCAGAAGTAAAACTTCTGATTTTTATTTTAGTCAATTTATAATATATAGGTTTTAAGAGCAAAATTATTTTTTATTTTTAAATTTACAAATTTCTTGAGTCATTGTTCCTATTGGACAAATACCACACCAAGAACGAGATTTATAAAAGATACTTAGGATTATTCCTATTATTGTAGATGTGAGCATCATACTATAAAATCCTAGGGCAAACTGATAAATCCAATTTGGGTAAGTTACAAAGTTATAATGTTGTTCCCAAGGAATTTTTAATGACCAAAATAACTTAATGAAACTTGAAAAATTTTCACTTTCATTAAAGACTAAAAATGTGAAAAAAATCATATTTGCAAACATAAGCATAAAAAATATGAAAAAAGAATATCTGAAAATTTTACTTGTTAAAAATTTAGGCATGGTTTTATTTTTAGAAAATTTAAACTTGTTTCCAATTAAATTCAACAATTTGCTTCTTTCACAGTAAAAATTACAATAGGATTTATTTCCCCAAAAGAGAGAAATAATCAATGGAGAAAATAAAAAAATGAGACCAGTCCAAGCAAAAAGTATATTAAAGAATCCAAGGGAAAAATATATTATAGAAACTATCCAAAGATAATCATACCAATTTTTAGTTTTCATTTTTAACCTCCTCAAAATGAATAATTGATATAGGACATACACCAAGGCATTTTTTGCATCCAATGCAATAATTAGTATTCACCTTTGCATAGATGCCCTTAAAAATAGAAATAGCACCTACAGGACAGCTTTCCATACAACTTCCACAGGCCACACATTTATTTTTAGGAACAAAAGCTTTTAATACACTCTTCATAATTAACCTCCAATTATATTATACAAATTGATTATATCATAATCTTTAAAATAGTCAGTGATATAGTTACATATAATTGAAAAAAGAAAATTTCAATGTTATAATTGTTTGATAAAAGGATAAGGAGATATGCCATGGAAAAGATATTAAAAAAAACTCTAGATTTTTGGGATGATTTATTAAAAGAAGAGAAAGAGGAACTGATAAAAAAATTATTGATTATAAAATATAAAAAGGGCGAAACAATATATCACAGTAAGGATAAATGTACGGGAGTTTATATTTTTTATAAAGGTAGAGCTAGAGTTTTTATGTCTTCAAGCAATGGAGGGGAAATAACTCTGTTTAGATTATACAATGGAGATATTTCAATTTTAAGTGCTTCGTGTATGTTTAATAATTTAGATTTTGAAACTAATATGGAATTTGAAGAAGACACAGAGATTTATGTTATTCCCAAAGGAATAATGAAAAAAATTAGTGATCAAAACTCTAAAGTTAAAGAATTTATTTTAGAAGCTGTTTCAGAAAAATTTTCAAATGTAATGTGGATTTTTAACCAATATGTGTTTTCTAATATGGCAAGAAGGTTAGCAACATCTTTATATGAGTATAGAAGCATTTTTAATTCTGACACATTAAAGATAACCCACAATAGTATAGCAAAGGATTTAGGTACAGCAAGAGAGGTTGTAACTAGATTACTAAAGCAATTTCAAATTGATGGAATCATAAAAATGTCTAGGGGAGAAATTA
Above is a window of Fusobacterium sp. IOR10 DNA encoding:
- a CDS encoding 4Fe-4S binding protein is translated as MKTKNWYDYLWIVSIIYFSLGFFNILFAWTGLIFLFSPLIISLFWGNKSYCNFYCERSKLLNLIGNKFKFSKNKTMPKFLTSKIFRYSFFIFFMLMFANMIFFTFLVFNESENFSSFIKLFWSLKIPWEQHYNFVTYPNWIYQFALGFYSMMLTSTIIGIILSIFYKSRSWCGICPIGTMTQEICKFKNKK
- a CDS encoding 4Fe-4S binding protein; translated protein: MKSVLKAFVPKNKCVACGSCMESCPVGAISIFKGIYAKVNTNYCIGCKKCLGVCPISIIHFEEVKNEN
- a CDS encoding Crp/Fnr family transcriptional regulator; the protein is MEKILKKTLDFWDDLLKEEKEELIKKLLIIKYKKGETIYHSKDKCTGVYIFYKGRARVFMSSSNGGEITLFRLYNGDISILSASCMFNNLDFETNMEFEEDTEIYVIPKGIMKKISDQNSKVKEFILEAVSEKFSNVMWIFNQYVFSNMARRLATSLYEYRSIFNSDTLKITHNSIAKDLGTAREVVTRLLKQFQIDGIIKMSRGEIKILNLEKLMKL